The following coding sequences are from one Leptolyngbya sp. NIES-3755 window:
- a CDS encoding binding-protein-dependent transport systems inner membrane component (similar to AA sequence:cyanobase_aa:LBDG_43330), translating to MSRSSALRYYVFSRLLLAPLMLWLITTIVFFLLRATPGDPVDALLGPRAPQAAKDALRERLGLNKSLFFQYLDYIGSLFRFDLGQSLTADDQSVWQIIGDFFPATVELTIVSLAIALVVGITVGAISASRPNTAIDAGGRLFGIITYSIPMFWFGMVLQLIFAVGLKWFPLGTRFPVTIAPPTQITGIYTIDSLLSSNLSQCLTALYYLALPSITLGVLISGIFERIVRVNLRQTLQAEYVEAARARGIPESKILINHALKNAMIPVITILGLTLAALLGGAILTEVTFSWPGLANRLYRAIGQRDYPTVQGIVVFFAAIVAIASIAIDIINAYIDPRIRY from the coding sequence ATGTCTCGATCGAGCGCATTACGCTACTACGTTTTTTCCCGATTGTTGTTAGCTCCATTAATGTTGTGGCTGATTACAACGATCGTCTTTTTTCTACTTCGTGCAACTCCCGGCGATCCAGTCGATGCCCTTCTCGGACCAAGAGCACCCCAAGCCGCGAAAGATGCACTTCGAGAGCGATTGGGCTTGAATAAATCTCTCTTCTTTCAGTACTTAGACTATATCGGGTCATTGTTCCGATTTGATCTAGGACAATCTCTGACGGCAGATGATCAATCGGTTTGGCAAATTATTGGTGATTTCTTTCCTGCAACCGTTGAACTCACGATCGTATCTTTAGCGATCGCATTAGTTGTCGGTATCACGGTTGGTGCAATTTCCGCTTCTCGTCCCAATACCGCGATCGATGCAGGTGGAAGACTCTTTGGCATCATTACTTATTCCATTCCAATGTTCTGGTTTGGGATGGTGTTGCAGCTTATCTTTGCAGTTGGATTGAAATGGTTTCCGCTCGGTACAAGATTCCCGGTGACGATCGCACCTCCGACCCAAATCACAGGAATTTATACGATCGATAGTCTCCTCAGCAGCAACCTCAGTCAATGTCTAACCGCTCTTTACTATCTCGCCTTACCTTCAATCACTTTAGGCGTTCTCATTAGCGGCATTTTCGAGCGGATTGTTCGCGTCAATCTTAGACAAACCTTACAAGCTGAATACGTCGAGGCTGCCCGCGCACGAGGAATTCCAGAATCGAAAATCCTGATCAATCATGCCTTGAAGAATGCCATGATTCCAGTCATTACGATTCTGGGTCTCACTTTAGCTGCGTTGTTAGGGGGAGCCATTCTCACTGAGGTAACATTCTCGTGGCCCGGACTCGCGAATCGGCTCTACCGAGCGATCGGACAACGAGACTATCCGACAGTTCAAGGCATCGTTGTTTTCTTTGCGGCAATTGTTGCGATCGCAAGTATCGCGATCGACATTATCAACGCCTATATCGATCCTCGAATCCGCTACTAG
- a CDS encoding hypothetical protein (similar to AA sequence:cyanobase_aa:LBDG_09700) produces the protein MQTSDPVTNPGFDAHNPPDPKLIDSCVHCGFCLSTCPSYRVIGKEMDSPRGRIYLMDGINEGEIPLNPATVQHFDSCLGCLACVTTCPSGVQYDKLIAATRPQIERKEPRSIAQTLLRKFIFSVFPYPDRMRTLLRPLGLYQKSGLQKIVRSLGFLNAIAPQLSAMEAILPEIPAGAFTDSIPALIPAQGEKRYRVGMLLGCVQRLFNPDVNDATVRVLTANGCEVVVPQVQGCCGALSHHQGQEEQAKQFARQTIDTFDKTGADFVLINASGCGHTLKEYGHILQDDPNYREKAEAFVRKIRDVQEFLAEVGLTAKLSPLQDEPLTLVYQDACHMLHGQKISVQPRQLLRKIPGVKLREPVDAALCCGSAGIYNILQPEVANELGQQKVENLTNTGASVIASANIGCYVQISRHLKLQGKSVPVLHPMQLLDYSIRGIQLEN, from the coding sequence ATGCAAACCTCTGACCCAGTAACCAATCCAGGCTTTGATGCCCACAATCCTCCCGATCCGAAGCTGATCGATTCTTGTGTGCATTGTGGCTTTTGTTTATCAACTTGTCCGAGCTACCGAGTGATCGGGAAAGAGATGGATTCGCCTAGAGGACGCATCTACTTGATGGACGGCATCAATGAAGGTGAAATTCCGCTGAATCCAGCAACAGTGCAACATTTCGATTCTTGTTTGGGCTGTTTGGCGTGTGTTACGACTTGTCCTTCTGGTGTGCAGTATGACAAGTTGATTGCTGCGACTCGTCCACAGATTGAACGGAAAGAACCTCGATCGATTGCTCAAACACTATTACGGAAGTTCATTTTTTCGGTGTTTCCGTATCCCGATCGAATGCGAACTTTGTTGCGTCCCTTGGGCTTGTATCAGAAATCAGGGCTTCAGAAAATTGTCAGGTCGCTGGGATTTTTAAATGCGATCGCGCCTCAACTCTCAGCAATGGAAGCGATTCTGCCAGAAATTCCTGCTGGAGCTTTCACCGATTCAATTCCTGCATTGATTCCCGCTCAAGGTGAAAAGCGTTATCGCGTCGGAATGCTTCTAGGCTGTGTTCAGCGATTGTTCAATCCAGATGTGAATGATGCAACGGTGCGGGTACTCACGGCAAATGGTTGTGAAGTCGTTGTGCCTCAAGTTCAAGGCTGTTGTGGTGCTTTATCTCATCATCAAGGACAAGAAGAACAAGCCAAACAATTCGCCCGACAAACGATCGATACTTTTGATAAAACTGGAGCCGATTTTGTCTTGATCAATGCTTCAGGCTGCGGTCATACCTTGAAAGAATATGGTCATATTTTGCAAGATGATCCGAACTATCGTGAAAAAGCAGAAGCCTTTGTCCGTAAGATTCGAGATGTTCAAGAATTCTTAGCTGAAGTCGGCTTAACCGCAAAACTGTCACCGCTACAAGACGAGCCTTTAACACTGGTTTATCAAGACGCGTGTCACATGTTGCATGGTCAAAAAATCAGTGTTCAACCGCGTCAGTTGTTGCGGAAGATTCCAGGAGTAAAACTACGAGAACCTGTAGACGCAGCGCTTTGTTGTGGAAGTGCAGGGATTTACAACATTCTTCAGCCAGAAGTCGCGAACGAATTGGGACAGCAGAAAGTAGAGAACTTGACCAATACAGGTGCGAGTGTCATTGCTTCTGCAAACATCGGATGTTATGTACAGATCTCCCGCCATTTGAAACTGCAAGGAAAATCTGTCCCTGTTCTCCACCCAATGCAATTGCTAGACTATTCGATTCGGGGAATTCAATTAGAGAATTGA
- a CDS encoding signal transduction histidine kinase (similar to AA sequence:cyanobase_aa:LBDG_09720) — protein sequence MQQIDAPPSLVQLQTLLSQCDSEASQAALSELQATISALQQELQAERSARQEAENNRLLLQMTIEGVVDGILAIDQQGNLLSANQHFRQQWNVQEPVPLHESQLLEQTASMLIESDQLRNQVQLESEHPRIEGHTILQLKDGRILERFSKPLWHNHEIRGRVISIRDITEQTRAQKNLAASEKLLRTVVTNTPTILYAIDQNGIYTLSEGKGLEALGLKAGALVGKSTYEFYREYPTIIRDVDRVLAGEEHRSILEFQGIFYDNRATPIRNSDGEVIGMIGVATDVTAQRQAEIELQETKQDLAIRVELRTVELKAANAKLQKEVAQRRAIEQSLRDKQSGLQILNQISQGVTAGLSVNDLIKLTIDQTAARFTNVRVLYGVIDNRHFNAIYSVQPADMPAMNGIVEGLYLTPQYFEMIQRKETALIEDVLQEPAFAPMVGDMMRRRTRAIAMVTVQHSAEQIGILALNAPYPKRWTTCEVETIQELADYLSIVLQKVRAQEERTQAEERLKLFESVVVNGNDGVIITDADLKDPKISYVNAAFVRMSGYTAEEAIGKTPRILQGEKTNRSQLVKVRTAMQEGRSIQVELVNYHKDGSEYWVDLNVVPISDSRGNLTHFVALQRDITDRKWSEKALITTQARLKYLLSSSPSVIYTCQPNRNRACTFVSENITQQFGYEIWQYLKDPHFWIDHIHPEDLSIVLEHVDRLLEVGEATCEYRFLHQDGSYRWLRDSMKLLNDQSIEVIGSVVDISDRKWAEDQIRASLDEKEVMLKEIHHRVKNNLQVVSSLLKLQAGYIQDKRIIEVFKESQNRVSAMALIHEKLYQSEDLAKTHFSEYIQSLTTALFRSYSANSRAIELHLNVQEVRLSIDTAIPCGLIINELVSNSLKYAFPSGETGSIYIELNAQEEPAFDRIHYSLIVGDNGRGFPSDLDFRNTKSLGLQLVCTLIRQLRGEIDLSSESGVRFTITFCEQKIRV from the coding sequence ATGCAACAGATAGACGCGCCGCCCAGTCTAGTCCAACTCCAAACGCTTCTCAGTCAGTGCGATTCTGAAGCGTCTCAAGCTGCCTTGTCAGAGCTACAGGCAACGATTTCTGCCCTGCAACAAGAACTTCAAGCGGAACGATCGGCTCGACAAGAAGCTGAGAACAATCGATTGCTCTTACAAATGACGATCGAGGGAGTAGTAGACGGAATTTTGGCGATCGACCAACAAGGGAATCTTCTCAGTGCGAATCAACACTTTCGCCAGCAGTGGAATGTTCAAGAGCCTGTCCCCCTTCACGAGTCGCAACTTCTAGAACAAACAGCTTCGATGCTGATTGAATCCGATCAACTCCGAAATCAAGTTCAACTCGAATCGGAACATCCTAGGATCGAAGGTCACACGATTCTTCAACTCAAAGACGGTCGCATTCTAGAGCGATTCTCCAAACCTCTGTGGCACAATCACGAGATTCGGGGTCGGGTAATTAGTATTCGCGATATCACCGAACAGACCCGCGCTCAGAAGAATCTGGCTGCAAGTGAAAAGCTGTTACGCACGGTTGTGACCAATACTCCCACGATACTTTATGCGATCGATCAAAACGGCATTTACACGCTTTCTGAAGGGAAAGGTCTGGAAGCGCTGGGATTGAAAGCGGGCGCATTAGTTGGAAAATCAACCTACGAATTCTATCGGGAGTATCCAACAATTATTCGAGATGTCGATCGCGTTTTAGCAGGAGAAGAACACCGATCGATTCTCGAATTTCAAGGGATTTTCTATGACAATCGTGCCACTCCGATTCGCAATTCTGACGGTGAAGTGATCGGAATGATTGGAGTGGCAACCGATGTGACGGCTCAGAGACAAGCCGAAATCGAGCTACAGGAAACTAAGCAAGATTTGGCGATTCGAGTTGAACTGAGAACCGTTGAACTGAAAGCGGCAAATGCAAAATTGCAGAAAGAAGTCGCCCAGCGAAGAGCGATCGAACAAAGTCTGCGAGATAAACAAAGCGGTCTGCAAATTCTTAATCAAATTTCGCAAGGGGTGACAGCCGGATTATCAGTGAATGACTTGATCAAATTAACGATCGACCAAACCGCTGCAAGGTTTACGAATGTTCGAGTGCTATACGGAGTCATCGACAATCGCCACTTCAATGCAATCTATTCCGTTCAACCTGCGGATATGCCTGCGATGAACGGAATTGTCGAAGGACTGTACCTGACTCCGCAGTATTTCGAGATGATTCAGCGAAAAGAAACTGCACTGATTGAAGATGTCTTACAAGAGCCTGCCTTTGCACCGATGGTGGGCGATATGATGAGACGGAGAACACGAGCGATCGCCATGGTCACAGTGCAACATTCCGCAGAGCAAATCGGAATTCTAGCGCTGAATGCTCCGTATCCAAAACGCTGGACAACTTGTGAAGTCGAAACGATTCAAGAATTGGCAGATTATTTGTCGATCGTGTTGCAAAAAGTTCGGGCACAAGAAGAACGCACCCAAGCCGAAGAGCGGCTGAAATTATTTGAATCCGTGGTCGTGAATGGAAACGATGGCGTAATTATCACCGATGCAGATTTGAAAGATCCGAAGATTAGCTATGTGAACGCAGCATTTGTGCGAATGTCTGGATACACCGCAGAAGAAGCGATCGGAAAAACGCCTCGAATTCTCCAAGGTGAAAAAACAAATCGATCGCAGCTTGTCAAAGTTCGGACAGCAATGCAAGAAGGACGATCGATTCAAGTTGAACTCGTGAATTATCACAAAGATGGTTCTGAATATTGGGTGGATCTCAACGTCGTTCCCATTTCAGATTCGCGTGGAAATCTGACTCATTTTGTTGCCCTACAGCGCGATATTACCGATCGAAAATGGTCAGAAAAAGCGTTAATTACCACTCAAGCGCGATTGAAATATTTGCTCTCTTCGAGTCCTTCAGTCATTTATACCTGTCAGCCCAATCGGAATCGTGCTTGCACATTTGTCAGCGAAAATATCACTCAGCAATTCGGCTACGAAATTTGGCAATATCTCAAAGATCCGCATTTTTGGATCGACCACATTCATCCAGAAGATTTATCGATCGTACTCGAACATGTCGATCGATTACTCGAAGTCGGAGAAGCCACTTGTGAATACCGATTTTTACATCAAGATGGCTCTTATCGCTGGTTGCGCGACAGCATGAAGCTGTTAAATGATCAATCGATCGAGGTCATTGGTTCCGTTGTTGATATTAGCGATCGTAAATGGGCAGAAGATCAAATTCGTGCCTCACTTGACGAAAAAGAAGTGATGCTGAAAGAAATTCATCACCGTGTGAAAAATAACCTGCAAGTCGTGTCGAGTTTACTCAAGTTACAAGCAGGTTACATTCAAGATAAACGCATCATCGAAGTATTTAAGGAGAGCCAAAACCGAGTCAGCGCAATGGCACTCATCCATGAAAAGCTGTACCAATCTGAAGATCTCGCAAAAACTCACTTTTCAGAGTATATTCAGAGCTTAACGACTGCTCTATTCCGCTCCTATTCGGCAAATTCCCGCGCCATCGAACTTCATCTGAATGTTCAAGAGGTGAGATTAAGCATTGATACAGCAATTCCCTGCGGATTAATTATCAATGAACTCGTCTCCAACTCTTTGAAATATGCCTTTCCCAGTGG
- a CDS encoding FAD linked oxidase domain protein (similar to AA sequence:cyanobase_aa:LBDG_09710) gives MPTLFQMLESAISPVSVRTWDSLTEFQQAQLSRSLIHPDQVAWVSPSTVEELSAIVSCAHRNQWQILPCGHATKLHWGGVIDSVALVVSTEKLDRLIEHAEGDLTVTAEAGISFAELQSIVGKAGQFCAIDPIFSDRATLGGVIATADSGSLRHRYNSVRDMLLGITFVRSDGEIVKAGGRVVKNVAGYDLMKLFTGSYGTLGILTQATVRVYPIPAVSRSITLSGGLDSLEQATQTLLSSALTPVSVNLLSESISSALELPKSSSLLVRFQSIAESVEQQIARLTEVGKALNLTISEPADSDVWQRLTNQINSSVQSDSIVCKIGVKPTEAVSVLNQITALLPAAEVLIHAGSGIGRLSLSEARSTQLLEVRSICEATGGYLSVLQASIEFKQQLEVWGYSGNALGFMQRIKSQFDPQNLLSPHRFVGGI, from the coding sequence ATGCCAACTCTTTTTCAAATGCTCGAATCCGCGATCTCGCCCGTATCGGTACGGACGTGGGATTCACTGACAGAATTTCAGCAAGCACAATTGTCTCGATCGCTGATTCATCCCGATCAAGTCGCATGGGTGTCTCCTTCAACCGTTGAGGAATTAAGCGCGATCGTGTCTTGTGCTCATCGCAATCAGTGGCAGATTCTTCCCTGTGGTCATGCGACGAAGCTGCACTGGGGTGGCGTGATCGATTCAGTCGCTTTGGTGGTGAGTACCGAAAAGCTCGATCGCTTAATTGAACATGCAGAAGGCGATTTAACTGTGACGGCTGAAGCAGGAATTTCGTTTGCGGAACTTCAATCGATCGTGGGAAAAGCGGGGCAGTTTTGCGCGATCGATCCAATCTTTAGCGATCGTGCAACTTTGGGTGGTGTCATTGCAACGGCGGATTCTGGATCACTTAGACATCGTTACAACAGCGTTCGCGATATGTTGTTGGGAATTACATTTGTTCGATCGGATGGCGAGATCGTTAAAGCAGGCGGACGAGTCGTAAAAAATGTGGCGGGTTACGATTTAATGAAGCTATTCACTGGGTCGTATGGGACTTTGGGAATTTTGACGCAAGCGACCGTTCGGGTTTATCCGATTCCTGCGGTTTCTCGATCGATCACTCTCAGTGGTGGTTTAGATTCATTAGAGCAAGCGACTCAAACGCTATTGAGTTCAGCATTAACGCCTGTGAGTGTTAATCTATTATCAGAATCAATCTCGTCAGCATTAGAATTGCCAAAGTCTTCTAGCTTGCTTGTTCGATTTCAGAGCATTGCAGAAAGTGTTGAACAGCAGATTGCACGATTGACCGAAGTTGGAAAAGCCTTGAATTTAACGATTTCTGAGCCAGCGGACTCGGATGTATGGCAACGTCTCACAAATCAAATTAATTCATCTGTCCAAAGTGACTCGATCGTTTGCAAAATAGGAGTAAAGCCGACTGAAGCGGTTTCGGTGCTGAATCAAATCACTGCGCTTTTACCCGCTGCGGAAGTTCTGATTCATGCAGGAAGCGGCATTGGACGATTGAGCCTTTCAGAAGCTCGATCAACTCAACTTCTAGAAGTACGATCGATTTGTGAAGCGACAGGTGGATATCTCTCGGTATTGCAAGCCTCGATCGAGTTCAAACAACAGCTAGAAGTCTGGGGATACTCTGGAAATGCGCTCGGTTTCATGCAGCGAATTAAATCCCAATTTGACCCTCAAAATTTACTCAGTCCTCACCGTTTTGTAGGCGGAATTTAG
- a CDS encoding UDP-N-acetylmuramyl-tripeptide synthetases subfamily protein (similar to AA sequence:cyanobase_aa:LBDG_44510) has protein sequence MQLRELLAKLPEIGEIPDHPALNAEVKGLTTNSLSCQPGDLFIGMPGTRVDGGDFWQGAISSGAIAAIVSPQAASRAMGDPTFQSNQPPLVIPAIDMAQVCSQLATAFYDFPAQKLKLVGVTGTNGKTTTTHLIEYLLERSQKNTALLGTLYTRWKGFQQTALHTTPFPVELQHQLKSAIGAGCEFAVMEVSSHALAQGRVLGCEFEVAVFTNLTQDHLDFHRDMEDYFAAKSLLFSSDYLNGRAIVNLDDSYGQKLVDRLDRDSVWTYSTQQQADLWTSDLNYESDGVSGTLHTPMGDAAFKSPLVGQFNLANLLAAVGAGLQLGLELSSIVEALPRFTGVPGRMEQVQIKSDQDISVIVDYAHTPDSLENMLKASRPFIPGQMICVFGCGGDRDRTKRPKMGNIAATLADYVIVTSDNPRTEDPQRILDDVVAGISSEVNPTVIADRATAIRTAILQAKPGDGVLIAGKGHEDYQILGTEKIHFDDREQARAALIDRFG, from the coding sequence ATGCAGCTTAGAGAATTATTGGCGAAGCTTCCGGAGATTGGAGAGATTCCTGATCATCCTGCGCTGAATGCTGAAGTGAAGGGTTTAACGACGAATTCGCTTTCCTGTCAGCCTGGAGATTTGTTTATCGGGATGCCGGGTACGCGGGTCGATGGCGGCGATTTTTGGCAAGGCGCGATTTCGAGTGGCGCGATCGCGGCAATTGTGTCTCCTCAAGCCGCAAGTCGAGCAATGGGCGATCCTACATTTCAATCGAATCAGCCACCGCTTGTGATTCCTGCGATCGACATGGCTCAAGTCTGTTCACAATTAGCCACTGCATTCTATGATTTCCCGGCTCAAAAGCTGAAGTTGGTAGGCGTTACAGGCACGAATGGGAAGACGACAACGACGCATTTGATCGAATACTTGTTGGAGCGATCGCAGAAAAATACGGCACTGCTCGGAACGCTTTACACCCGTTGGAAAGGCTTTCAACAAACGGCATTACATACCACTCCGTTTCCAGTGGAATTGCAGCATCAGTTGAAATCAGCGATCGGGGCAGGTTGCGAATTTGCCGTGATGGAAGTGAGTTCTCATGCACTGGCTCAAGGTCGCGTTCTGGGCTGTGAATTTGAAGTGGCAGTGTTCACGAACTTGACTCAAGACCATCTCGATTTTCACCGCGACATGGAGGATTACTTCGCAGCAAAATCGCTGTTGTTCAGTTCGGATTATTTGAACGGTCGAGCCATTGTGAATCTTGATGATTCGTATGGTCAAAAATTAGTCGATCGACTCGATCGCGATTCAGTTTGGACTTACAGCACCCAACAACAAGCTGATCTTTGGACAAGTGATTTGAACTATGAATCCGATGGCGTGAGTGGAACATTACACACTCCAATGGGCGATGCTGCTTTCAAATCGCCGCTAGTCGGACAGTTCAATTTGGCGAATTTACTAGCAGCAGTGGGCGCAGGATTGCAACTCGGACTGGAATTAAGCTCGATCGTTGAAGCGCTTCCTAGATTTACTGGAGTTCCCGGACGCATGGAGCAAGTGCAGATCAAGTCCGACCAAGATATCAGCGTGATTGTAGACTATGCTCACACGCCTGATAGTTTGGAGAATATGTTGAAAGCTTCTCGTCCATTTATTCCAGGACAAATGATTTGTGTGTTTGGATGTGGCGGAGATCGCGATCGGACTAAGCGTCCAAAGATGGGGAACATTGCTGCAACATTAGCCGATTACGTGATCGTGACTTCTGACAATCCCAGAACTGAAGATCCACAGCGGATTTTGGATGATGTGGTTGCTGGAATTTCAAGCGAAGTGAATCCGACTGTAATTGCCGATCGCGCAACTGCAATTAGAACCGCGATTTTACAAGCGAAACCAGGCGATGGAGTGTTAATTGCTGGAAAAGGACATGAAGACTATCAGATTTTAGGAACAGAAAAAATTCATTTTGACGATCGAGAACAAGCGCGGGCAGCATTAATTGATCGTTTCGGTTAA
- a CDS encoding hypothetical protein (similar to AA sequence:cyanobase_aa:LBDG_43320) — translation MNTLDRMNFAQRTLAVLGATGTAALMALPAFAQGVVNNGDINRVNPQVQTTDNCTYVTGGVGGPIDTVQSVTPNRQFDANNPSAAIAFRANGPAGTSGHEAKMNLNAVEAQRSNYAAAYNGGRNSGTQATIPTRQFDANNPSAAIAFRANGPAGTSGHEAKMNLNAAQERQNNSSFPAAYNLSSPQASAPLPVACAPR, via the coding sequence ATGAACACTCTCGATCGCATGAATTTTGCACAACGGACTTTGGCTGTTCTCGGCGCAACGGGCACGGCTGCATTAATGGCGCTCCCTGCATTTGCTCAAGGTGTCGTGAACAATGGCGATATTAATCGCGTGAATCCTCAAGTTCAGACAACGGACAATTGTACTTATGTGACGGGCGGAGTTGGCGGACCGATCGACACCGTACAAAGCGTGACTCCGAATCGTCAGTTTGATGCGAACAATCCGAGTGCAGCGATCGCGTTTCGTGCGAATGGACCTGCGGGAACTTCTGGACACGAAGCAAAAATGAACTTGAATGCCGTTGAAGCGCAACGGAGTAATTACGCTGCGGCTTACAACGGGGGTAGAAACTCAGGGACGCAGGCTACAATCCCAACTCGTCAGTTTGATGCGAACAATCCGAGTGCAGCGATCGCGTTTCGTGCGAATGGACCTGCGGGAACTTCTGGGCATGAAGCAAAAATGAACTTGAACGCTGCCCAAGAGCGTCAGAACAACTCGTCCTTTCCTGCTGCTTATAACTTGAGTTCTCCGCAAGCTTCTGCACCGTTGCCTGTTGCTTGTGCACCTCGCTAG
- a CDS encoding glutaredoxin (similar to AA sequence:cyanobase_aa:LBDG_44520) yields the protein MRLILYSKPGCHLCEGLQEKLEQIHTIPFDLEIRDITTNDDWFAAYQYEIPVLYLENRMLPRPSPRSTVQQLESMLQKYMSSNA from the coding sequence ATGCGATTAATTCTGTACAGTAAACCCGGATGCCATTTGTGTGAAGGGCTGCAAGAAAAATTAGAGCAGATTCACACGATTCCATTTGATTTAGAAATTCGAGATATCACCACAAACGACGATTGGTTTGCGGCATATCAGTATGAGATTCCAGTTTTATACCTCGAAAATCGAATGCTGCCCCGTCCTTCTCCACGATCGACGGTGCAACAATTGGAATCTATGTTACAGAAATATATGTCATCAAACGCTTAA
- a CDS encoding hypothetical protein (similar to AA sequence:cyanobase_aa:AM1_3404): MTLKELEQQVHQLSISERLSLLNTITRSLQQDLTHPEKPAQLHKRALVEQLQGCLKRPGKPTPTDEEIDAMREERLVEKYLT, from the coding sequence ATGACCTTAAAAGAACTTGAGCAGCAAGTCCACCAGCTATCAATCTCAGAGCGGCTGTCTTTGCTGAATACCATTACGCGATCGTTGCAACAAGACCTAACTCATCCTGAGAAGCCCGCCCAACTCCACAAGCGAGCCTTAGTCGAACAACTTCAGGGTTGCCTAAAGCGACCAGGTAAACCTACGCCAACTGATGAAGAAATTGACGCAATGCGCGAAGAACGGTTGGTGGAGAAATATCTGACGTGA
- a CDS encoding hypothetical protein (conserved hypothetical protein;~similar to AA sequence:cyanobase_aa:AM1_3405), translating to MRILLDTNIILDFFLEREPFYLESRQLFDAIADDRVEGFFSASSATDIFYICRRQTQSRDEARQILQRTLALLTACPVTQLILEAAFDSRLADFEDAGQIASALAEELDAIITRNPRDFQTTLIPVLSIADLLQQLDPSPE from the coding sequence GTGAGAATTTTGCTCGATACGAATATCATTCTCGATTTTTTCCTTGAACGTGAGCCATTTTATTTAGAGAGTAGACAGCTTTTTGATGCGATCGCTGATGATCGAGTTGAAGGCTTTTTTTCTGCATCAAGCGCAACAGATATTTTTTACATTTGTAGACGGCAAACTCAAAGTCGAGATGAGGCAAGACAAATTCTTCAGAGAACACTCGCGTTGCTCACCGCTTGTCCAGTGACTCAATTAATTCTTGAAGCTGCTTTTGATTCCAGACTTGCTGATTTTGAAGATGCCGGTCAGATCGCTTCTGCTCTCGCTGAGGAATTAGATGCAATCATTACTCGCAATCCAAGAGATTTTCAAACGACCCTAATTCCAGTTTTGTCGATCGCTGATTTGCTCCAACAATTAGACCCGTCACCGGAGTAG
- a CDS encoding short-chain dehydrogenase/reductase SDR (similar to AA sequence:cyanobase_aa:LBDG_44530) translates to MTKVVLITGASTGIGRSTALLFAQKGWTVIATMRSPEKADWITGNIHPLKLDVTDSESIKSAIAQSLAQFGSIDVLVNNAGYALLGAFENCSPGQIRKQFDTNVFGLMEMTQAILPHFRERRSGTIINIASIGGRMAFPTYTLYNSTKWAVEGFSEGLQYELEPFNIRVKIIEPGPIKTDFYDRSPDIAKSQITEYDEFVNRVLSNLKRAGEQGEPAEVVAQTIYKAAIDNSNQLRYSCDRLGGVFLTLRKVLPDNVFSTIIRNGMTR, encoded by the coding sequence ATGACGAAAGTGGTTCTAATTACAGGCGCATCGACGGGAATCGGTCGATCGACGGCGCTCTTGTTCGCTCAGAAAGGCTGGACGGTAATCGCCACCATGCGATCGCCCGAAAAAGCCGATTGGATTACCGGAAATATTCATCCGCTGAAGTTAGACGTGACCGATTCAGAGTCGATCAAAAGTGCAATCGCTCAATCTTTGGCGCAATTTGGCTCGATCGATGTTCTGGTCAATAATGCGGGCTATGCGTTACTTGGCGCATTCGAGAACTGCTCACCGGGACAAATTCGCAAACAGTTCGATACTAATGTGTTTGGCTTGATGGAAATGACACAAGCGATTTTGCCGCATTTTCGAGAACGTAGATCGGGCACGATTATCAATATTGCCTCGATCGGGGGTCGAATGGCGTTTCCGACTTATACGCTGTACAACTCAACGAAATGGGCGGTAGAAGGCTTTTCCGAGGGGCTTCAGTACGAATTGGAGCCATTCAATATTCGCGTCAAAATCATTGAACCCGGTCCAATTAAAACCGATTTCTACGATCGTTCTCCCGATATCGCCAAATCTCAAATTACCGAGTATGACGAATTTGTGAATCGAGTCTTATCGAATCTCAAACGAGCAGGGGAACAAGGCGAACCTGCCGAAGTCGTCGCCCAAACGATTTACAAAGCTGCGATCGACAACTCGAATCAATTGCGTTATTCCTGCGATCGGCTCGGTGGAGTTTTCCTAACTTTGCGAAAAGTACTGCCAGACAATGTGTTCAGCACAATCATTCGCAATGGCATGACTCGTTAG